The following coding sequences lie in one Apium graveolens cultivar Ventura chromosome 3, ASM990537v1, whole genome shotgun sequence genomic window:
- the LOC141714462 gene encoding uncharacterized protein LOC141714462 produces the protein MLNVAYGNVGPNADAKKFLRLVEEGRQPLYPELLKEVVPEIRLPKSFNSAKTIIKDLGLKYVKIHACPSDCMLYWGDNEKEVKCRNCGVSRWKAVAQGSKNNKIAAKVMRYFQLKPRLQRMFLCKDFSKLMSWHAVDRKKDGKLWHPADGEAWKTMDAIYPHYSSDNWNVRLGVASDGFNPYRKMSSTHNIWPIVIVNYNLPPCRYTLIAELKDLWNVGVETDDALTDHNFMLHASVLWTISDFPGYAILSGWSTKGKLVCPTCNYETSSKYLKSSKKVCYMNHQKFIDPNHKWRSDKRRLNGDVETRETPTMLSGREIEVLLDGYVNTFKKGSKRKYLSQIAVKNIKACGCNTFNQTWNFLRDICAKVIEVGDLKRLQQEIVEILCQLEMIFSDPFIDIMVHLPSKPEGSITERYLEDECLTFCSRFLYDGHNISSNQFEIAGAETEGKHHELLANNENSKRYKRERIHADEICDWFKDEVGKKVEVFREVASLAKALTTSVASLKDQNPIVGDVGYYISVEEIFEVDYWGAFNVVLFRCIWYQYDKDSFGYIRVNFNRVCQKYDSFVMSTQVQQVFYIQDPVEKNCYYPIKRISPEFSEIGVGNTIEDDMNGKMTDLRYTIHLHHTGDFKRTKYTGGSHVTYDTDADKFSYFVLIDWVKEDLKYDEIGGVYVKKGMEVAGH, from the exons ATGCTGAATGTTGCATATGGTAATGTGGGACCGAATGCAGATGCAAAGAAATTTCTACGTCTTGTCGAGGAAGGAAGACAACCATTATATCCAG AGTTATTAAAAGAGGTTGTTCCCGAGATTAGATTGCCTAAATCTTTTAATTCTGCTAAAACCATCATCAAGGATTTAGGTCTTAAGTACGTGAAAATACATGCATGTCCGAGCGACTGCATGTTATATTGGGGTGACAATGAAAAAGAAGTTAAGTGCAGAAATTGTGGTGTTTCAAGGTGGAAGGCTGTGGCACAAGGgtcaaaaaataataaaattgcagccaaagttatgagatactttcaACTAAAACCAAGGTTGCAACGAATGTTTTTGTGCAAAGACTTCTCTAAACTAATGAGCTGGCATGCAGTAGATCGAAAGAAGGATGGGAAGTTATGGCATCCGGCTGATGGGGAAGCCTGGAAGACGATGGATGCCATATATCCCCATTATTCTTCAGATAATTGGAATGTCAGACTGGGTGTAGCTTCTGATGGCTTTAATCCATATAGAAAGATGAGTTCCACTCACAATATATGGCCAATTGTTATCGTTAACTATAACCTCCCTCCCTG tcgttacaCGTTGATCGCGGAATTGAAAGATTTATGGAATGTAGGGGTGGAAACTGATGATGCTTTGACAGATCATAACTTTATGTTACATGCAAGTGTATTGTGGACCATTAGTGACTTTCCCGGATACGCAATATTGTCGGGTTGGAGCACAAAAGGCAAGTTAGTATGTCCTACATGTAATTATGAGACGTCGTCGAAGTATTTAAAATCTAGCAAGAAGGTGTGCTATATGAATCATCAAAAATTCATAGACCCCAACCACAAGTGGAGGTCTGATAAAAGACGACTCAATGGTGATGTTGAGACTAGAGAAACTCCTACAATGCTATCTGGGAGGGAAATTGAAGTTCTGCTGGATGGTTATGTGAACACATTTAAAAAGGGAAGTAAACGGAAA TATTTATCGCAAATTGCAGTAAAAAACATTAAAGCATGTGGTTGCAATACCTTCAATCAGACTTGGAATTTTTTGAGAGATATATGTGCTAAAGTGATTGAGGTAGGTGATTTAAAAAGGTTACAGCAGGAGATTGTCGAAATACTTTGTCAACTTGAGATGATTTTTTCGGATCCATTCATTGACATAATGGTTCACCTACCT AGTAAACCAGAGGGATCAATTACAGAGCGGTACTTGGAAGATGAGTGTTTGACGTTCTGCTCAAGATTTCTATATGATGGCCATAATATCTCATCGAATCAATTTGAAATTGCTGGTGCAGAGACTGAAGG GAAGCACCATGAATTATTGGCCAACAATGAAAATTCTAAACGGTATAAAAGGGAAAGAATACACGCTGATGAAATATGTGACTGGTTCAAGGATGAAGTTGGTAAAAAAGTCGAAGTTTTCAGGGAAGTGGCATCATTAGCAAAGG CCTTGACGACTAGCGTCGCAAGTTTGAAGGATCAAAATCCAATAGTTGGGGATGTAGGTTACTATATATCGGTTGAAGAGATATTTGAAGTTGACTACTGGGGTGCATTTAATGTTGTCTTGTTTAGATGCATCTGGTACCAATATGATAAAGATTCATTTGGTTATATTCGAGTTAACTTTAACCGAGTTTGTCAAAAGTATGATTCTTTTGTTATGTCAACTCAAGTGCAACAAGTTTTTTATATTCAAGATCCTGTTGAAAAGAATTGTTATTATCCTATTAAGAGGATATCACCTGAGTTTTCAGAAATAGGCGTTGGAAATACAATTGAAGATGACATGAATGGGAA GATGACTGATTTAAGATATACCATCCACTTGCACCATACCGGAGATTTCAAAAGGACTAAATACACTGGTGGCTCACATGTCACATATGACACGGATGCTGACAAATTTTCATATTTTGTACTCATCGATTGGGTTAAAGAAGATCTCAAGTATGATGAAATTGGGGGAGTATATGTCAAAAAGGGAATGGAGGTGGCTGGACATTGA